Proteins encoded together in one Lathyrus oleraceus cultivar Zhongwan6 chromosome 5, CAAS_Psat_ZW6_1.0, whole genome shotgun sequence window:
- the LOC127081467 gene encoding uncharacterized protein LOC127081467 yields the protein MEAMSYFTRPAFASPVITHQLQFPQEKSISGIHIKTYKSHGREVRDVHVTSDDSKLCSCDGDRQVFYWDVATGRVIRKFHGHDCEVNGVKFNEYSSVVVSAGYDQSLRAWDCRSHSTEPIQVIDTFADSVMSVCLTKTEIIGRSVDGTVRTFDIRIGREISDSFGQSVNCISKSNDGNCILAGCLDSTVRLLDRTTGELLQEYKGHTIQSYKLDCCLTNTDAHVTGGSEDGFVYFWDLIDASVVSKFTAHATHRNLSQKST from the coding sequence ATGGAGGCAATGTCTTACTTCACCCGACCTGCTTTTGCTTCACCTGTGATTACACACCAGCTGCAATTTCCACAGGAAAAATCTATTAGTGGCATCCATATCAAAACCTATAAATCGCATGGCCGTGAAGTTCGCGACGTCCACGTTACGTCGGACGACTCCAAGTTATGTTCCTGTGATGGAGATAGGCAGGTTTTCTATTGGGATGTTGCTACTGGACGTGTAATAAGAAAGTTTCATGGCCATGATTGTGAGGTAAATGGTGTAAAATTCAACGAGTATTCATCTGTTGTAGTCTCAGCAGGCTATGATCAATCATTGCGCGCTTGGGACTGCAGATCCCACAGCACTGAGCCAATACAGGTTATTGACACATTTGCAGACAGTGTGATGTCTGTCTGTTTAACAAAAACTGAAATTattggaagaagtgttgatggaaCTGTTCGGACATTTGATATTCGTATTGGCAGAGAAATATCTGATAGCTTTGGGCAATCTGTCAACTGTATATCAAAGTCAAATGATGGCAACTGCATCCTAGCCGGTTGCCTAGACTCTACTGTGCGTCTTTTGGACAGAACCACAGGTGAACTGTTACAAGAATATAAGGGTCACACTATTCAGTCATACAAATTGGATTGCTGCCTTACTAATACGGATGCTCATGTAACTGGTGGCTCTGAGGATGGCTTCGTCTATTTCTGGGATCTTATAGATGCATCTGTTGTGTCAAAATTCACAGCTCATGCCACACATAGAAATCTAAGTcagaaatcaacatag